The sequence TAGAGTTTATTGAGGGCAAAAGCACCACAAAAATAATAGAAAAAATCAAAAAATAAGAGGCTAAAATGAGTATATTTACAGATGAATTAAAAGCACATTTAGAGGTGGCAAATAGAGTTTTGTCCATAGATGAAGCGGTGATGAGTGTAGCAAATACAGTAGTAGCAACGCTAAAAAACTCAAATAAAATTTTAATTTGTGGTAATGGAGGAAGCGCAGCTGATGCACAACACTTTGCAGCAGAACTAACTGGTAGATATAAGAGCGAGAGAATCTCTCTTCCAGCAATTGCATTAACTACTGATACTTCAGCGCTTACTGCAATTGGTAATGACTATGGATATGATGAAGTTTTTGCAAGACAGCTTAGTGGCGTAGGAAATAGCGGAGATTTGCTAATAGGTATAAGTACAAGTGGTAATAGCAAAAATGTATTAAAGGCATTTGAGATTGCAAAACAAAAGGGCATTAAAACCATAGGATTAAGTGG is a genomic window of Campylobacter devanensis containing:
- the gmhA gene encoding D-sedoheptulose 7-phosphate isomerase, with amino-acid sequence MSIFTDELKAHLEVANRVLSIDEAVMSVANTVVATLKNSNKILICGNGGSAADAQHFAAELTGRYKSERISLPAIALTTDTSALTAIGNDYGYDEVFARQLSGVGNSGDLLIGISTSGNSKNVLKAFEIAKQKGIKTIGLSGRDGGAMNELCDINVIVPSNDTARIQEMHILIIHTICAAVDRAF